The proteins below are encoded in one region of Effusibacillus dendaii:
- a CDS encoding iron-sulfur cluster assembly accessory protein — protein MEVTFNQLAIRKLKEAMEGQEAKGMKVRLVVNHVHGDHAHYSVTLSAPTAHDEVVDAGGLEVLLDRRQSEWLDGVQVKYLLYPEEGWKITNPRKNNHGDH, from the coding sequence GTGGAAGTAACATTTAACCAACTGGCAATCCGAAAGTTAAAAGAAGCAATGGAAGGACAGGAAGCAAAGGGGATGAAAGTGCGCCTGGTAGTCAATCATGTACACGGGGATCATGCGCATTACAGCGTTACGCTGTCGGCGCCCACTGCCCATGATGAAGTGGTTGACGCGGGCGGATTGGAAGTGCTGCTTGATCGCAGACAGTCGGAGTGGCTGGACGGGGTGCAAGTGAAATATCTGCTGTACCCGGAGGAAGGTTGGAAGATTACAAATCCCCGTAAAAATAACCATGGCGATCACTAA
- a CDS encoding lipid II flippase family protein, with translation MNRLEWLDRVTGGEIGMGYLWFVFAMIAVNNFFDTTSYAARIAGVRSQQLALANSFFAMISFASRTATFLYMPAIASIAQQSIRLHFNPFYSFLFVILGAAAGTLGGLLFLPAFEKFYELGIDRMEKTGNVMGVFKSICLQKSGLQDLARCWRPPRVRFWKNVRLQGVPRDMIVLNVILYAFVTIAPIAPYVAAALRPEVAVTVTGLSPAINSIGVFLLLFLVDPRGAILMDQGIQRKIPMQVVESSMILLTASRLVGTLLSLALLYPAALFVAFLARFY, from the coding sequence GTGAATCGGTTGGAATGGCTTGACAGGGTAACTGGCGGAGAAATCGGAATGGGCTATTTGTGGTTTGTGTTTGCAATGATTGCGGTGAACAATTTTTTTGACACCACTTCGTATGCGGCCCGTATAGCGGGTGTGCGTTCGCAACAGCTGGCGTTGGCAAATTCATTTTTTGCCATGATCTCATTCGCTTCGCGTACGGCAACGTTTTTATATATGCCTGCGATAGCAAGCATTGCGCAACAGTCCATCCGCCTTCATTTCAATCCGTTCTATTCGTTCCTGTTCGTCATTTTGGGAGCGGCGGCAGGAACCCTCGGTGGCCTTCTGTTTTTGCCCGCTTTTGAGAAATTTTATGAACTGGGCATTGACCGGATGGAAAAGACAGGGAATGTGATGGGTGTGTTCAAGTCGATCTGTTTGCAAAAAAGCGGTTTGCAAGACTTGGCGCGATGTTGGCGGCCGCCCCGTGTCCGCTTTTGGAAAAATGTCCGGCTGCAAGGGGTACCGCGAGATATGATCGTGTTAAACGTCATTCTGTACGCTTTTGTGACGATTGCGCCGATTGCGCCGTATGTTGCGGCTGCCTTACGCCCGGAAGTGGCCGTTACCGTTACGGGATTGTCTCCGGCGATCAATTCGATTGGCGTTTTTCTGTTGCTATTTCTGGTAGATCCGCGCGGCGCGATCCTTATGGATCAGGGGATTCAACGAAAAATTCCGATGCAGGTTGTCGAATCCTCTATGATCCTGTTAACAGCCAGCCGCTTGGTCGGAACGTTGCTTTCCCTGGCGCTTCTATACCCGGCTGCCTTGTTTGTGGCGTTCTTGGCGAGATTCTATTAA
- a CDS encoding methyl-accepting chemotaxis protein, translating to MSILFQSIRSKLLLSFLVVSLLPLIVSSFIIYNMSSSELVNKQKNAMRDLAVSKSQGMDEWLQRRRAEIELAAKTEIITSLNSQRQVRYAKQIKDQSDVYESVIFTAPDGWIRAHTTESAIGTLNLSDRDYFQNAMLGKTNYSDILVSKSTGNRIVAVATPVKNEAGAIIGVLSASMNLEALVNAYTKELSAANGTGDPILVDAFGKIQVAPKKEWIGKKVEEAALSPQLADILKAKATQPGVVSYQADGKEYVIANANIPQTGYRLYLNIPMDNVLQSSTKIQTTVWTVVCMAALLVALLAFWISRNISRPVGQIADQVTRVANGDLTVGELEIQNKDEIGALAANISVMIGNLKQILSQINRNSQQVAATAEGLSTIAEQTEQSASQMAVSIQAVADLTESHLSGTEESVQAMEEMAVGIQRIAESAALVAETSTEMAGDAQRGNQSIQQAVSQINSLGNSVNRSTEVVKLLGERSKEIGKILEVITEIASQTNLLALNAAIEAARAGEHGRGFAVVADEVRKLAEQSDSSAHQIAALIREIQADTERSVEAMETGTHEVEMGMKMVREAGNAFAKIVSASQKVAGQIQEVSAASEQMSASSEEVTASLEEMARSAKESAASSQSIAAGSEEQLAAVEEVAKSAQSLAGLAEDLKKLLTRFKL from the coding sequence GTGTCCATACTGTTTCAGTCGATTCGGAGCAAACTTCTTCTGTCTTTTCTGGTAGTTTCTTTACTCCCGTTGATTGTCAGTTCTTTTATTATCTATAACATGAGTTCTTCCGAACTGGTGAACAAACAAAAAAATGCAATGAGGGATTTGGCGGTCAGTAAGTCACAGGGAATGGATGAATGGCTGCAGAGAAGAAGGGCAGAGATCGAGTTAGCGGCCAAAACGGAAATCATAACGTCGCTTAATTCGCAGCGGCAAGTGAGATATGCAAAGCAGATCAAAGATCAGTCGGATGTTTACGAAAGCGTGATTTTTACTGCTCCCGACGGCTGGATAAGAGCGCATACGACAGAATCTGCAATTGGCACGCTAAATCTAAGCGACCGCGATTATTTTCAAAATGCGATGTTGGGAAAGACCAATTACTCGGATATTCTGGTATCCAAATCGACTGGAAACCGGATTGTGGCAGTTGCAACACCCGTGAAAAATGAAGCGGGCGCTATTATTGGCGTATTATCTGCATCGATGAACCTGGAGGCGCTTGTGAATGCTTATACAAAGGAACTCAGCGCTGCAAATGGAACAGGAGATCCGATACTGGTAGACGCTTTTGGCAAAATTCAAGTAGCGCCCAAAAAAGAATGGATCGGCAAAAAAGTGGAGGAAGCCGCTTTGTCGCCGCAACTGGCTGATATTTTAAAAGCAAAAGCCACACAACCTGGCGTGGTTTCCTATCAGGCAGACGGTAAGGAATATGTGATCGCGAACGCCAACATTCCACAAACCGGTTATCGTCTGTATTTGAATATACCGATGGACAATGTGCTGCAGTCGTCAACAAAAATCCAAACCACGGTCTGGACGGTTGTGTGTATGGCCGCTCTGCTGGTGGCGTTACTTGCATTTTGGATTTCGCGCAATATTTCGCGGCCGGTTGGTCAGATTGCAGACCAGGTCACACGTGTGGCAAACGGTGATTTGACAGTCGGTGAACTGGAGATCCAAAACAAAGATGAAATTGGCGCCTTGGCTGCGAATATTTCGGTCATGATCGGAAATTTAAAACAAATCTTGTCCCAAATCAACCGGAATTCGCAACAGGTTGCGGCTACTGCAGAAGGGCTAAGCACCATAGCGGAGCAAACGGAGCAGTCTGCTTCCCAAATGGCGGTTTCCATTCAAGCAGTAGCTGACCTTACGGAATCTCATTTGTCGGGAACGGAAGAAAGTGTTCAGGCGATGGAAGAGATGGCCGTCGGAATTCAGAGAATTGCTGAATCTGCTGCACTGGTGGCGGAAACGTCAACAGAAATGGCTGGCGACGCCCAGAGAGGGAACCAATCGATTCAACAGGCTGTAAGTCAGATAAACTCGCTTGGAAATTCTGTCAATCGGTCGACAGAAGTGGTAAAACTTTTGGGAGAACGTTCGAAAGAAATCGGAAAAATCTTGGAGGTAATTACCGAGATCGCGTCACAGACCAATTTGCTCGCATTAAATGCTGCGATTGAAGCGGCCCGAGCTGGAGAACACGGAAGGGGATTTGCTGTAGTAGCGGATGAAGTCCGGAAACTGGCGGAGCAATCCGATTCATCCGCACATCAAATTGCAGCTCTGATCAGAGAAATACAAGCCGATACGGAACGTTCGGTAGAGGCCATGGAAACCGGTACACACGAAGTGGAAATGGGTATGAAAATGGTGCGCGAAGCAGGAAACGCATTTGCCAAAATCGTTTCTGCTTCCCAAAAAGTGGCGGGACAGATTCAAGAAGTGTCGGCCGCTTCTGAACAAATGTCAGCCAGCTCGGAAGAAGTAACGGCTTCGTTGGAAGAAATGGCACGTTCCGCAAAAGAATCGGCGGCAAGTTCCCAAAGTATTGCAGCCGGTTCGGAAGAACAGCTGGCGGCAGTGGAAGAAGTGGCCAAATCAGCTCAATCGCTCGCCGGCTTAGCTGAAGATCTGAAAAAATTGTTGACTCGATTTAAGTTGTAA
- a CDS encoding Tex family protein, which yields MVMEAPDFAQIIAEELKLKKGQAERTIGLLDEGNTVPFIARYRKEMTGELDENQIRVVQERLASLRNLHGRKQEIYRLISEQEKMTDEIGAAIQQAKNLTEVEDIYRPFRPKRKTRASVAKEKGLQPLAEWLLQDGTTDPLLAAADYIVPEKGVESAEEALQGALDIVAEEVSDDIENRKFVREFTLQKGAIVCKASDSSVESVYEAYYDYEEPLAKVPPHRILAMNRGEREDFLKVSVKVPAEELLSQLQRRFFAKLNQHRSADLPHFVTPYLQAAVEDAYKRLIAPAVEREVRAILTEKAEEQAIKVFSGNLRQLLLQPPVRGKTVMGIDPAYRTGCKIAVVDETGKLLDIAVTYPTPPQNKTEEARRILAGLIEKHQVDVIAIGNGTASRETEQFVAELLKQLPRQLMYVIVSEAGASVYSASKLAGEEFPTLDVAERSAISIARRLQDPLAELVKIDPKSVGVGQYQHDVSQKRLEEQLTFVVESSVNQVGVDLNTSSASLLSYVSGLTASIAKSIVAHREKNGKFARREQLAGVPRLGPKTFQQAAGFLRIPDGDYPLDNTPIHPESYQAAEALIKKLGFSLDSLHDANQRESLKQALQQVNVGQMADELQIGAPTLRDIVEALQKPGRDPREELEPPVFRTDVLKIEDLAEGMILKGTVRNVVDFGAFIDIGLKNDGLVHVSELADRFVRHPMNVVSVGDIVNVKVIHVDLKKGRVGLSMRGIQ from the coding sequence ATGGTAATGGAAGCACCCGATTTTGCACAGATCATTGCGGAAGAGCTGAAACTAAAAAAAGGGCAGGCAGAGCGCACGATTGGCCTGTTGGACGAGGGGAATACGGTCCCCTTTATAGCCCGTTACCGAAAAGAAATGACGGGGGAATTGGATGAGAATCAAATCCGCGTCGTGCAGGAACGATTGGCATCACTTCGAAATCTGCATGGTCGCAAGCAGGAAATTTACCGGCTGATCAGCGAACAGGAGAAAATGACGGATGAAATTGGCGCGGCTATCCAGCAGGCAAAAAACCTGACAGAAGTAGAGGATATATACAGGCCTTTTCGTCCGAAACGAAAGACGCGCGCATCCGTAGCCAAGGAAAAAGGGCTGCAGCCGCTGGCCGAATGGCTGCTGCAGGATGGGACAACCGATCCATTGCTGGCGGCAGCGGATTACATAGTGCCGGAAAAAGGTGTCGAATCGGCGGAAGAGGCGCTGCAGGGCGCGCTTGATATTGTGGCGGAAGAAGTCTCGGATGATATCGAAAACCGCAAATTCGTCCGTGAATTCACGCTGCAAAAAGGAGCGATTGTCTGCAAGGCGTCCGATTCGTCGGTGGAGTCGGTGTATGAAGCGTATTATGACTACGAAGAACCGTTGGCAAAAGTGCCGCCTCACCGGATTTTAGCGATGAATCGGGGCGAACGGGAAGATTTTTTAAAGGTTTCTGTGAAAGTTCCTGCGGAAGAGCTGCTTTCCCAGTTGCAACGGCGTTTTTTTGCAAAATTAAACCAACATCGATCGGCTGATCTGCCGCATTTTGTGACTCCCTATCTGCAGGCAGCCGTTGAAGATGCTTACAAACGGTTGATTGCGCCTGCTGTCGAGAGAGAAGTGCGGGCAATTTTAACAGAAAAGGCGGAAGAGCAGGCGATTAAAGTATTTTCCGGGAATCTTCGTCAACTGCTGTTACAGCCGCCGGTTCGCGGCAAAACGGTGATGGGGATCGATCCGGCGTATCGGACGGGATGTAAAATTGCGGTCGTCGACGAAACGGGAAAATTATTGGACATCGCGGTAACCTATCCGACACCGCCGCAGAACAAAACGGAGGAAGCGAGACGAATTCTTGCGGGATTGATTGAGAAGCACCAGGTTGATGTGATTGCGATTGGAAACGGAACCGCGTCGCGGGAAACGGAACAATTTGTGGCGGAATTGCTGAAACAACTGCCACGTCAATTGATGTATGTGATTGTGTCGGAAGCGGGCGCCAGCGTTTATTCCGCATCCAAACTGGCAGGCGAAGAGTTCCCGACGCTGGATGTGGCGGAGCGAAGCGCCATTTCCATCGCGCGCCGCCTGCAAGATCCGCTCGCCGAACTGGTAAAAATCGATCCGAAATCGGTCGGTGTAGGCCAGTATCAGCACGACGTATCACAGAAGCGTCTGGAAGAACAGTTGACGTTCGTTGTGGAGTCGTCTGTCAACCAGGTAGGGGTGGATCTGAATACATCTTCAGCTTCCTTGCTTTCCTATGTATCGGGACTTACGGCAAGCATCGCCAAGTCGATTGTCGCCCATCGTGAAAAAAACGGGAAATTCGCCAGACGTGAACAGTTGGCGGGCGTTCCCCGATTGGGACCGAAGACGTTTCAGCAGGCAGCCGGATTTTTGCGAATTCCGGACGGAGATTATCCGCTGGACAATACACCGATTCACCCGGAATCGTATCAAGCGGCGGAGGCGTTGATCAAAAAATTAGGGTTTTCGCTTGACTCGTTACACGATGCAAACCAACGTGAATCGTTAAAACAGGCGCTGCAACAAGTCAATGTCGGGCAAATGGCGGATGAATTGCAGATTGGAGCGCCCACATTACGAGATATTGTCGAAGCGCTGCAAAAGCCGGGGCGAGATCCAAGGGAAGAGTTGGAACCGCCCGTTTTCCGCACGGATGTCTTGAAGATTGAGGACTTGGCGGAAGGCATGATCTTGAAAGGTACGGTTCGAAATGTGGTCGATTTCGGGGCATTCATTGACATCGGTCTGAAAAATGACGGATTGGTGCATGTTTCCGAGCTGGCCGACCGCTTTGTACGGCATCCCATGAATGTAGTGTCTGTTGGGGATATCGTCAACGTAAAAGTCATTCATGTGGATTTGAAAAAAGGTCGGGTCGGCTTATCGATGCGGGGGATTCAGTAA
- a CDS encoding DUF3055 domain-containing protein → MDQILFDEVETTRTRHLGFITGGKRYDFSLTNTEHFYGKTIVTCLQSNRSALLDRDDMDNIDYLAKFYNLSLEDAQHLSNFLRESLTDPVRHEQY, encoded by the coding sequence GTGGATCAGATTCTGTTTGATGAGGTGGAAACCACCCGTACACGGCATCTCGGATTTATCACGGGCGGTAAAAGGTATGATTTCTCACTGACCAATACGGAACACTTCTACGGAAAGACGATTGTTACCTGTCTTCAGTCCAATCGCAGCGCCCTTCTGGATCGCGACGACATGGACAATATTGACTATCTGGCGAAATTTTACAATCTGAGTCTGGAAGACGCGCAGCATCTGTCAAATTTCCTGAGAGAATCACTAACCGATCCCGTGCGTCATGAACAATACTAA
- a CDS encoding MFS transporter: MTFRFCLFYFFLFFGFGAHLPMFSLYLKSFGLSGVEIGILLSAGPIVSILVQPVWGMITDRFQAQKQVLAGALLAGASLGLLFPSVNGRYGWLLLLYILLIVFQSAVVPVIDAMTLDFFQGRKTNYGSIRMFGAVGFAIAVWLAGQLAERFGLTIIFYLYAGAFVSCAYLALLLPKRKLRRSSGILTDVGSLLRIPSYLLFLIAAFLIFGPIYANNSYFPLFYTAIGGAVSGVGLAFLLFAGSEAPFMKMADWLMGRIGMLTLVILAGLVSAARWFFYASGPSPLMVISFFLLQGFSVGLFLPIAANFIRHSAPERVQVTAQAIYAAMANGLGTMAASYTAGWLYDRFGVLSIYQYFAWSSLSGALLLAVLFVLQKVKPRRRTGII, from the coding sequence ATGACCTTTCGATTTTGTCTGTTTTACTTTTTTCTGTTTTTCGGATTTGGCGCCCATTTGCCGATGTTTTCTCTGTATTTAAAATCGTTTGGTTTGTCCGGTGTAGAGATTGGCATACTGCTGTCAGCCGGTCCGATCGTCTCCATCCTGGTGCAGCCGGTTTGGGGAATGATTACAGACCGTTTTCAGGCGCAAAAACAGGTGTTGGCAGGGGCGTTGCTGGCAGGTGCGAGTCTGGGTCTGCTGTTCCCTTCGGTGAACGGCCGGTATGGGTGGCTGCTCTTGCTCTATATCCTGCTGATTGTTTTTCAGAGTGCGGTCGTTCCGGTAATTGACGCGATGACACTTGATTTTTTTCAAGGCAGAAAAACCAATTATGGCAGCATACGGATGTTCGGGGCGGTTGGGTTTGCCATCGCGGTGTGGCTGGCAGGTCAGTTGGCTGAGAGGTTCGGGCTAACGATAATCTTTTACTTGTATGCAGGCGCCTTTGTGTCCTGTGCGTACCTTGCTCTGCTGCTTCCGAAACGGAAGCTGCGGCGTTCTTCCGGTATACTGACGGATGTCGGCAGTTTGTTGAGGATTCCGTCCTATCTGCTCTTTTTGATTGCCGCTTTTCTGATCTTTGGCCCGATTTACGCGAACAACTCGTATTTTCCGTTGTTCTATACAGCGATTGGCGGAGCAGTGAGCGGCGTTGGCTTGGCGTTTTTACTGTTTGCCGGTTCGGAAGCGCCTTTTATGAAAATGGCCGACTGGCTAATGGGACGAATCGGGATGTTGACATTGGTCATTTTAGCAGGATTGGTGTCGGCGGCCCGCTGGTTTTTTTATGCATCAGGTCCGTCCCCCCTTATGGTGATTTCATTTTTCCTGCTGCAGGGATTTTCCGTTGGTTTGTTCCTGCCGATAGCAGCCAATTTTATTCGACATTCCGCTCCCGAACGTGTACAGGTGACCGCTCAGGCCATTTATGCAGCGATGGCTAACGGTTTAGGCACGATGGCGGCCAGTTATACGGCTGGATGGTTGTACGATCGGTTCGGTGTGCTTTCGATCTATCAATATTTTGCGTGGTCTTCTCTGTCTGGTGCATTGCTGCTTGCCGTTCTGTTCGTTCTGCAGAAGGTGAAACCGCGTAGACGAACGGGAATCATTTAA
- a CDS encoding sirohydrochlorin chelatase, which yields MDGILLVGHGSLMAHANDSLYEMAEEMKRRKSIDVVEVAFLDQCEPDIPTAILTCVKKGVTRLHMVPYFLSKGYLMRKAVRIAKEEEANFRGMTIRVSEPVGADPRIVQVLLDRIDEGLTK from the coding sequence ATGGACGGCATTTTGCTGGTCGGGCATGGATCCTTGATGGCTCATGCGAACGATTCGCTGTATGAAATGGCGGAAGAAATGAAGCGGCGGAAATCGATTGATGTTGTGGAAGTAGCTTTTTTGGATCAGTGTGAACCCGATATTCCAACCGCTATTTTAACTTGTGTGAAAAAAGGGGTCACCCGTTTGCATATGGTTCCTTATTTTTTGTCAAAAGGTTATTTGATGCGAAAAGCGGTGCGAATTGCAAAGGAAGAAGAAGCCAATTTTCGCGGCATGACGATTCGGGTAAGTGAGCCTGTCGGGGCAGATCCGCGCATTGTGCAGGTATTGCTCGATCGAATTGATGAGGGCCTGACTAAATAG
- the codY gene encoding GTP-sensing pleiotropic transcriptional regulator CodY: protein MPLLEKIQEFNRMIQKSSVKGVDFKELAQLLSDMVKANVYIVAKSGKILGYGLAEYELTLEWNQIMNVEKRFPGNFNETLLKFDETVKNLEDKDALYVFSEEENEVFKKKNLTVVPIRGGGQRLGTLLLARLNKQFTNDDLILCEYGATVVGIEIIHAQQEEMQVNTRNRTVVAMALESLSFSEQEAIHHIFQELEGSEGLLVASKVADRVGITRSVIVNAIRKLESAGVIESRSLGMKGTYIKVLNPLFLEQLEKLQVRS, encoded by the coding sequence GTGCCACTTCTTGAGAAAATACAAGAATTTAATCGAATGATCCAAAAGTCTTCCGTTAAGGGTGTCGACTTTAAAGAGTTGGCTCAACTGTTGAGTGATATGGTAAAGGCTAACGTATATATCGTGGCCAAAAGCGGGAAAATTCTCGGCTACGGTTTGGCGGAATACGAGCTGACACTCGAATGGAACCAGATCATGAACGTCGAAAAACGTTTTCCGGGCAACTTTAACGAAACCCTTCTCAAGTTTGACGAAACGGTCAAAAACCTTGAGGACAAAGATGCGCTTTACGTGTTCTCGGAAGAAGAAAATGAAGTGTTCAAGAAAAAGAACCTGACCGTCGTTCCGATTCGCGGCGGCGGACAGCGTTTGGGTACGCTGCTGTTGGCGCGTTTAAACAAACAGTTTACAAATGATGACCTGATTCTTTGTGAGTACGGTGCAACTGTGGTGGGTATCGAAATTATTCACGCGCAGCAGGAAGAAATGCAGGTCAATACCAGAAATCGTACGGTTGTGGCTATGGCGCTTGAATCCTTGTCATTCTCCGAACAGGAAGCGATCCACCACATTTTCCAAGAACTGGAAGGCAGCGAAGGGCTGCTTGTGGCCAGCAAAGTGGCAGACCGTGTGGGTATCACCCGTTCTGTAATTGTAAACGCAATACGTAAATTGGAATCGGCTGGTGTTATCGAATCCCGTTCGCTTGGCATGAAAGGAACATACATCAAAGTACTCAACCCGCTGTTCCTTGAACAATTGGAAAAATTGCAAGTTCGCAGTTAA
- a CDS encoding spore coat protein, translating to MTARFGAHETMELHEVLNEMINANNVMHLYREHIKDPQLHQMLDRQLNFMTQEYNNLLQVANQRGMTQAVPYRAMKNMSPQMGLRNPETRTPVGVDQLDDRDIAFGMLSCHKASACRQMMAALEFADPQLRRMIQQGAINCSEQAYEVFQYMNQKGWYQVPTMQENTTHTLMHAYGPSTHGGMNTGMNAGMMGGNMAGFGNNPGQQQGTFQTGMNNPNYQ from the coding sequence ATGACGGCCAGATTTGGAGCGCATGAAACGATGGAACTGCACGAAGTTTTAAATGAGATGATCAATGCAAACAATGTGATGCATTTGTATCGGGAGCATATCAAAGATCCGCAGCTTCACCAGATGTTGGACAGGCAACTGAATTTTATGACGCAGGAATATAACAACCTGCTGCAGGTGGCTAACCAGCGCGGTATGACGCAGGCGGTTCCCTACCGGGCGATGAAAAATATGTCCCCGCAAATGGGACTGCGCAATCCGGAGACAAGAACTCCGGTCGGTGTAGACCAGTTGGATGACCGTGACATTGCCTTTGGAATGTTAAGCTGCCATAAGGCATCGGCATGCAGACAGATGATGGCGGCACTGGAATTTGCTGATCCACAGCTTCGCCGAATGATCCAGCAGGGCGCCATCAACTGCTCGGAACAAGCGTATGAAGTGTTCCAGTATATGAATCAGAAAGGATGGTATCAAGTCCCGACTATGCAGGAGAACACCACCCATACTCTTATGCATGCCTATGGACCGAGCACTCATGGCGGCATGAATACCGGCATGAATGCGGGAATGATGGGCGGAAACATGGCAGGATTCGGAAATAATCCGGGTCAGCAGCAGGGGACTTTTCAAACAGGTATGAACAACCCAAATTATCAATAA
- a CDS encoding DUF1450 domain-containing protein, with the protein MAISKLDYCLNNLQTCGTSHLYNTVEKEFPHIEQRRWGCLSNCSECMKKPFVLINDSEILAGEDPNDLLAQLRAKMTTPA; encoded by the coding sequence TTGGCTATCAGCAAACTGGACTATTGTTTAAACAACCTGCAAACTTGCGGTACAAGCCATTTATATAACACTGTCGAAAAAGAGTTTCCCCACATTGAACAGCGCCGTTGGGGTTGCCTCAGCAACTGTTCCGAATGTATGAAGAAACCGTTTGTTTTAATTAACGATTCTGAGATTCTGGCTGGCGAGGATCCGAACGATCTGCTTGCCCAATTGCGAGCCAAAATGACAACCCCCGCTTGA
- a CDS encoding adenosylhomocysteinase, producing MSLTANDSQIRDLKLAPQGKLKIDWVAAHMPLLNSIKDQFEKDKPFKGKKITICLHLEAKTAYLAKVVQAGGADVAVVASNPLSTQDDVVAALVDGGIYGYAWYGASSDEYKKHINLALDFTPDALIDDGGDLVSTLHAERLEQTKTILGGCEETTTGILRLRSMEKEGTLEFPMMAVNDAYCKYLFDNRYGTGQSVWDAIMRTTNLVVAGKTVVVVGYGWCGKGVAMRAKGLGAKVIVTEVDPIKAVEAVMDGFEVMPMIDAARVGDYYVTVTGNKDCITAEHFYVMKDGAILCNAGHFDVEINKQDLQNMAKSVRKVRNNVEEFTFADGRKVYLLAEGRLVNLAAGDGHPAEVMDMTFALQALALRHVVEKRAELEPKVYAVPDHLDQYVARLRLKTWGIQVDELTEEQKRYLDSWAE from the coding sequence ATGTCGCTTACAGCTAATGACTCGCAAATTCGCGATCTGAAACTGGCTCCGCAAGGGAAATTAAAAATTGATTGGGTGGCTGCGCACATGCCGCTGCTTAATTCCATTAAGGATCAGTTTGAGAAGGACAAGCCATTTAAGGGAAAGAAAATCACAATTTGCCTTCACCTGGAGGCTAAAACTGCCTATTTGGCAAAGGTGGTTCAGGCAGGTGGTGCGGATGTGGCTGTTGTAGCATCGAATCCGCTTTCCACTCAGGATGATGTGGTAGCAGCGCTCGTCGACGGGGGAATTTATGGCTATGCCTGGTACGGGGCAAGTTCTGATGAATACAAGAAACACATTAATCTCGCATTGGATTTTACTCCGGATGCATTGATTGACGACGGCGGGGATCTTGTTTCCACTCTGCATGCAGAGCGCCTTGAGCAGACGAAAACGATTCTTGGCGGTTGCGAAGAGACGACCACTGGAATTCTCCGCCTGCGTTCGATGGAAAAGGAAGGAACGCTTGAGTTTCCCATGATGGCGGTGAATGACGCATACTGCAAGTACCTGTTCGATAATCGGTATGGAACCGGGCAGTCAGTCTGGGATGCGATCATGCGCACTACCAATCTGGTAGTGGCCGGTAAAACGGTTGTCGTTGTCGGCTATGGCTGGTGCGGCAAAGGGGTTGCCATGCGGGCGAAAGGCCTTGGCGCAAAAGTGATTGTCACCGAAGTAGATCCGATTAAAGCCGTGGAAGCAGTGATGGACGGCTTTGAAGTGATGCCGATGATTGATGCGGCCCGGGTCGGTGATTATTACGTTACGGTGACGGGTAACAAGGACTGCATTACAGCAGAACATTTCTATGTGATGAAAGACGGAGCCATCCTTTGCAATGCGGGCCATTTTGACGTGGAAATCAATAAGCAGGATCTGCAAAATATGGCAAAATCGGTGCGCAAAGTACGCAACAATGTGGAAGAGTTCACCTTTGCGGACGGTCGCAAAGTGTATCTGCTGGCGGAAGGGCGCCTGGTCAATCTGGCGGCAGGTGACGGACACCCGGCAGAGGTGATGGATATGACATTCGCGCTGCAGGCTCTTGCGCTACGGCATGTGGTGGAAAAGAGGGCCGAATTGGAACCGAAAGTGTACGCGGTACCTGATCATCTTGACCAGTATGTGGCACGCTTGCGCCTTAAAACATGGGGCATACAAGTGGATGAATTGACGGAAGAACAAAAACGGTATCTGGACAGTTGGGCGGAGTAG